One window of Bos indicus isolate NIAB-ARS_2022 breed Sahiwal x Tharparkar chromosome 18, NIAB-ARS_B.indTharparkar_mat_pri_1.0, whole genome shotgun sequence genomic DNA carries:
- the ATP1A3 gene encoding sodium/potassium-transporting ATPase subunit alpha-3 isoform X1, protein MGSGGSDSYRVATSQDKKDDKGSPKKSKGTKDRRDLDDLKKEVAMTEHKMSVEEVCRKYNTDCVQGLTHSKAQEILARDGPNALTPPPTTPEWVKFCRQLFGGFSILLWIGAILCFLAYGIQAGTEDDPSGDNLYLGIVLAAVVIITGCFSYYQEAKSSKIMESFKNMVPQQALVIREGEKMQVNAEEVVVGDLVEIKGGDRVPADLRIISAHGCKVDNSSLTGESEPQTRSPDCTHDNPLETRNITFFSTNCVEGTARGVVVATGDRTVMGRIATLASGLEVGKTPIAIEIEHFIQLITGVAVFLGVSFFILSLILGYTWLEAVIFLIGIIVANVPEGLLATVTVCLTLTAKRMARKNCLVKNLEAVETLGSTSTICSDKTGTLTQNRMTVAHMWFDNQIHEADTTEDQSGTSFDKSSHTWVALSHIAGLCNRAVFKGGQDNVPVLKRDVAGDASESALLKCIELSSGSVKLMRERNKKVAEIPFNSTNKYQLSIHETEDPNDNRYLLVMKGAPERILDRCSTILLHGKEQPLDEEMKEAFQNAYLELGGLGERVLGFCHYYLPEEQFPKGFAFDCDDVNFTTDNLCFVGLMSMIDPPRAAVPDAVGKCRSAGIKVIMVTGDHPITAKAIAKGVGIISEGNETVEDIAARLNIPVSQVNPRDAKACVIHGTDLKDFTSEQIDEILQNHTEIVFARTSPQQKLIIVEGCQRQGAIVAVTGDGVNDSPALKKADIGVAMGIAGSDVSKQAADMILLDDNFASIVTGVEEGRLIFDNLKKSIAYTLTSNIPEITPFLLFIMANIPLPLGTITILCIDLGTDMVPAISLAYEAAESDIMKRQPRNPRTDKLVNERLISMAYGQIGMIQALGGFFSYFVILAENGFLPGNLVGIRLNWDDRTVNDLEDSYGQQWTYEQRKVVEFTCHTAFFVSIVVVQWADLIICKTRRNSVFQQGMKNKILIFGLFEETALAAFLSYCPGMDVALRMYPLKPSWWFCAFPYSFLIFVYDEIRKLILRRNPGGWVEKETYY, encoded by the exons ATGGGG TCTGGTGGTTCTGACAGCTATCGTGTCGCCACCTCGCAGGACAAGAAAGATGACAAGGGCTCGCCCAAGAAGAGCAAGGGCACCAAAGACCGCCGGGACCTGGATGACCTCAAGAAGGAAGTGGCTATG ACAGAGCACAAGATGTCCGTGGAAGAGGTCTGCCGGAAATATAACACTGACTGTGTACAG GGTCTGACCCACAGCAAAGCCCAGGAGATCCTGGCCCGAGATGGGCCCAACGCGCTCACACCGCCACCGACCACCCCGGAGTGGGTCAAGTTCTGCCGCCAGCTCTTTGGGGGCTTCTCGATCCTGCTGTGGATTGGGGCCATCCTCTGCTTCCTGGCCTACGGCATCCAGGCGGGCACAGAGGACGACCCTTCTGGCGACAAC CTGTACCTGGGCATCGTGCTGGCGGCTGTGGTCATCATTACCGGCTGCTTCTCCTACTACCAAGAAGCCAAGAGCTCCAAGATCATGGAATCCTTCAAGAACATGGTTCCCCAG CAAGCCCTGGTCATCCGGGAAGGTGAGAAGATGCAGGTGAACGCTGAGGAGGTGGTGGTCGGGGACCTGGTGGAGATCAAGGGTGGAGACCGAGTTCCAGCCGACCTGCGCATCATCTCAGCCCACGGCTGCAAG GTGGACAACTCTTCCTTGACCGGCGAATCAGAGCCCCAGACCCGCTCCCCCGACTGCACGCACGACAACCCCCTGGAGACCCGAAACATCACCTTCTTTTCCACCAACTGCGTGGAAG GCACGGCTCGGGGCGTGGTGGTGGCCACGGGTGACCGCACCGTCATGGGCCGCATCGCCACTCTGGCTTCGGGGCTGGAGGTGGGCAAGACGCCCATCGCCATCGAGATTGAACACTTCATCCAGCTCATCACTGGTGTGGCCGTCTTCCTGGGCGTCTCCTTCTTCATCCTGTCCCTCATTCTTGGATACACCTGGCTTGAGGCTGTCATCTTCCTCATCGGCATCATCGTGGCCAATGTCCCAGAGGGCCTGCTGGCCACTGTCACC gtctgtctgacacTGACTGCCAAGCGCATGGCTCGGAAGAACTGCCTTGTGAAGAACCTAGAGGCTGTAGAGACCCTGGGCTCCACGTCCACCATCTGCTCAGACAAGACAGGGACCCTCACCCAGAACCGCATGACAGTCGCCCACATGTGGTTTGACAACCAGATCCACGAGGCCGACACCACTGAGGACCAGTCAG GGACTTCATTCGACAAGAGCTCGCACACCTGGGTGGCCCTGTCCCACATCGCTGGACTCTGCAACCGTGCTGTCTTCAAGGGGGGTCAGGACAATGTCCCCGTGCTCAAG AGGGATGTGGCCGGGGATGCCTCCGAATCTGCTCTGCTCAAGTGCATCGAATTGTCCTCTGGCTCCGTGAAGCTGATGCGTGAACGCAATAAGAAAGTGGCCGAGATCCCCTTCAACTCCACTAACAAATACCAG CTCTCCATTCATGAAACTGAAGACCCCAATGACAACCGGTACCTGCTAGTGATGAAGGGCGCCCCCGAGCGCATCCTGGACCGCTGCTCCACCATTCTGCTACACGGCAAGGAGCAGCCGCTGGATGAAGAGATGAAGGAGGCTTTCCAGAATGCCTACCTCGAGCTCGGCGGCCTGGGCGAGCGTGTGCTTG GTTTCTGCCACTACTACCTGCCCGAGGAGCAATTCCCCAAGGGCTTTGCCTTCGACTGTGACGACGTGAACTTCACCACCGACAACCTCTGCTTCGTGGGCCTCATGTCCATGATCGACCCTCCCCGAGCGGCTGTCCCCGACGCGGTGGGCAAGTGCCGCAGTGCAGGCATCAAG GTCATCATGGTCACCGGGGATCACCCCATCACGGCCAAGGCCATTGCCAAGGGCGTGGGCATCATCTCCGAGGGCAACGAGACTGTGGAGGACATCGCTGCCCGGCTCAACATTCCCGTCAGCCAGGTCAAcccccg GGACGCCAAGGCCTGCGTGATCCACGGCACTGACCTCAAGGACTTCACCTCCGAACAAATCGATGAGATCCTGCAGAACCACACCGAGATCGTCTTCGCCCGCACCTCCCCCCAGCAGAAGCTCATTATTGTGGAGGGTTGTCAGAGACag GGAGCCATCGTGGCTGTGACCGGGGATGGCGTGAACGACTCCCCCGCCCTGAAGAAGGCCGACATCGGGGTGGCCATGGGCATCGCCGGCTCTGACGTCTCCAAACAGGCAGCTGACATGATTCTTCTGGACGACAACTTTGCCTCCATTGTCACGGGTGTGGAGGAGG GCCGCCTGATCTTCGACAACCTGAAGAAATCCATTGCCTACACCCTGACCAGCAACATCCCGGAGATCACACCCTTCCTGCTGTTCATCATGGCCAACATCCCACTGCCTCTGGGCACCATCACCATCCTCTGCATCGACCTGGGCACCGACATG GTCCCTGCCATCTCATTGGCGTACGAGGCTGCCGAGAGTGACATCATGAAGAGACAGCCCAGGAACCCACGCACTGACAAGCTGGTCAATGAGAGACTCATCAGCATGGCCTACGGACAGATCG GAATGATCCAGGCTCTTGGTGGCTTCTTCTCCTACTTTGTGATCCTGGCAGAAAATGGCTTCTTGCCTGGCAACTTGGTGGGCATCCGGCTGAACTGGGATGACCGCACGGTTAACGACCTGGAGGACAGTTATGGACAGCAGTGG ACCTATGAGCAGAGGAAGGTGGTGGAGTTCACGTGCCACACGGCTTTCTTCGTGAGCATAGTGGTCGTGCAGTGGGCTGACCTGATCATCTGCAAGACCCGGAGGAACTCTGTCTTCCAGCAGGGCATGAA GAACAAGATCCTGATCTTTGGCTTGTTTGAGGAGACGGCCCTGGCGGCCTTCCTGTCCTACTGCCCAGGCATGGATGTGGCCCTTCGCATGTACCCTCTCAA GCCCAGCTGGTGGTTCTGTGCCTTCCCctacagtttcctcatcttcgTCTACGACGAAATCCGCAAACTCATCCTGCGCAGGAACCCCGGGG GTTGGGTGGAGAAGGAAACCTACTACTGA
- the RABAC1 gene encoding prenylated Rab acceptor protein 1: MAVEKDQQKDAEAEGLSAATLLPKLIPSGAGREWLERRRATIRSWGSFVDQRRFSRPRNLGELCQRLVRNVEYYQSNYVFVFLGLILYCVATSPMLLVALAVFFGACYILYLRTLQSKFVLFGREVSPAHQYALAGGISFPFFWLAGAGSAVFWVLGATLVVIGSHAAFHQIEAVDGEELQMEPV, encoded by the exons ATGGCGGTCGAGAAGGACCAGCAGAAGGATGCCGAGGCGGAAGGACTGAGCGCCGC GACCCTGCTGCCGAAACTGATTCCATCTGGCGCGGGCCGCGAGTGGCTGGAGCGGCGCCGTGCGACCATCCGGTCCTGGGGCTCCTTCGTGGACCAGCGGCGCTTCTCGCGGCCCCGCAACCTGGGCGAGCTGTGCCAGCGCCTCGTACGCAACGTGGAGTACTACCAGAGCAACTATGTGTTCGTGTTTCTGGGCCTCATCCTGTACTGTGT GGCGACGTCTCCCATGCTGCTGGTGGCTCTGGCTGTCTTCTTTGGCGCCTGCTACATCCTCTATCTGCGCACGTTGCAGTCCAAGTTTGTGCTGTTCG GCCGTGAGGTGAGCCCTGCCCATCAGTATGCTCTGGCTGGGGGCatctcctttcccttcttctgGCTGGCTGGCGCAGGCTCCGCTGTCTTCTGGGTCCTGG GAGCCACTCTCGTAGTCATCGGCTCCCACGCCGCCTTCCACCAGATAGAGGCTGTGGACGGGGAGGAGCTGCAGATGGAACCCGTGTGA
- the ATP1A3 gene encoding sodium/potassium-transporting ATPase subunit alpha-3 isoform X2 translates to MGDKKDDKGSPKKSKGTKDRRDLDDLKKEVAMTEHKMSVEEVCRKYNTDCVQGLTHSKAQEILARDGPNALTPPPTTPEWVKFCRQLFGGFSILLWIGAILCFLAYGIQAGTEDDPSGDNLYLGIVLAAVVIITGCFSYYQEAKSSKIMESFKNMVPQQALVIREGEKMQVNAEEVVVGDLVEIKGGDRVPADLRIISAHGCKVDNSSLTGESEPQTRSPDCTHDNPLETRNITFFSTNCVEGTARGVVVATGDRTVMGRIATLASGLEVGKTPIAIEIEHFIQLITGVAVFLGVSFFILSLILGYTWLEAVIFLIGIIVANVPEGLLATVTVCLTLTAKRMARKNCLVKNLEAVETLGSTSTICSDKTGTLTQNRMTVAHMWFDNQIHEADTTEDQSGTSFDKSSHTWVALSHIAGLCNRAVFKGGQDNVPVLKRDVAGDASESALLKCIELSSGSVKLMRERNKKVAEIPFNSTNKYQLSIHETEDPNDNRYLLVMKGAPERILDRCSTILLHGKEQPLDEEMKEAFQNAYLELGGLGERVLGFCHYYLPEEQFPKGFAFDCDDVNFTTDNLCFVGLMSMIDPPRAAVPDAVGKCRSAGIKVIMVTGDHPITAKAIAKGVGIISEGNETVEDIAARLNIPVSQVNPRDAKACVIHGTDLKDFTSEQIDEILQNHTEIVFARTSPQQKLIIVEGCQRQGAIVAVTGDGVNDSPALKKADIGVAMGIAGSDVSKQAADMILLDDNFASIVTGVEEGRLIFDNLKKSIAYTLTSNIPEITPFLLFIMANIPLPLGTITILCIDLGTDMVPAISLAYEAAESDIMKRQPRNPRTDKLVNERLISMAYGQIGMIQALGGFFSYFVILAENGFLPGNLVGIRLNWDDRTVNDLEDSYGQQWTYEQRKVVEFTCHTAFFVSIVVVQWADLIICKTRRNSVFQQGMKNKILIFGLFEETALAAFLSYCPGMDVALRMYPLKPSWWFCAFPYSFLIFVYDEIRKLILRRNPGGWVEKETYY, encoded by the exons ATGGGG GACAAGAAAGATGACAAGGGCTCGCCCAAGAAGAGCAAGGGCACCAAAGACCGCCGGGACCTGGATGACCTCAAGAAGGAAGTGGCTATG ACAGAGCACAAGATGTCCGTGGAAGAGGTCTGCCGGAAATATAACACTGACTGTGTACAG GGTCTGACCCACAGCAAAGCCCAGGAGATCCTGGCCCGAGATGGGCCCAACGCGCTCACACCGCCACCGACCACCCCGGAGTGGGTCAAGTTCTGCCGCCAGCTCTTTGGGGGCTTCTCGATCCTGCTGTGGATTGGGGCCATCCTCTGCTTCCTGGCCTACGGCATCCAGGCGGGCACAGAGGACGACCCTTCTGGCGACAAC CTGTACCTGGGCATCGTGCTGGCGGCTGTGGTCATCATTACCGGCTGCTTCTCCTACTACCAAGAAGCCAAGAGCTCCAAGATCATGGAATCCTTCAAGAACATGGTTCCCCAG CAAGCCCTGGTCATCCGGGAAGGTGAGAAGATGCAGGTGAACGCTGAGGAGGTGGTGGTCGGGGACCTGGTGGAGATCAAGGGTGGAGACCGAGTTCCAGCCGACCTGCGCATCATCTCAGCCCACGGCTGCAAG GTGGACAACTCTTCCTTGACCGGCGAATCAGAGCCCCAGACCCGCTCCCCCGACTGCACGCACGACAACCCCCTGGAGACCCGAAACATCACCTTCTTTTCCACCAACTGCGTGGAAG GCACGGCTCGGGGCGTGGTGGTGGCCACGGGTGACCGCACCGTCATGGGCCGCATCGCCACTCTGGCTTCGGGGCTGGAGGTGGGCAAGACGCCCATCGCCATCGAGATTGAACACTTCATCCAGCTCATCACTGGTGTGGCCGTCTTCCTGGGCGTCTCCTTCTTCATCCTGTCCCTCATTCTTGGATACACCTGGCTTGAGGCTGTCATCTTCCTCATCGGCATCATCGTGGCCAATGTCCCAGAGGGCCTGCTGGCCACTGTCACC gtctgtctgacacTGACTGCCAAGCGCATGGCTCGGAAGAACTGCCTTGTGAAGAACCTAGAGGCTGTAGAGACCCTGGGCTCCACGTCCACCATCTGCTCAGACAAGACAGGGACCCTCACCCAGAACCGCATGACAGTCGCCCACATGTGGTTTGACAACCAGATCCACGAGGCCGACACCACTGAGGACCAGTCAG GGACTTCATTCGACAAGAGCTCGCACACCTGGGTGGCCCTGTCCCACATCGCTGGACTCTGCAACCGTGCTGTCTTCAAGGGGGGTCAGGACAATGTCCCCGTGCTCAAG AGGGATGTGGCCGGGGATGCCTCCGAATCTGCTCTGCTCAAGTGCATCGAATTGTCCTCTGGCTCCGTGAAGCTGATGCGTGAACGCAATAAGAAAGTGGCCGAGATCCCCTTCAACTCCACTAACAAATACCAG CTCTCCATTCATGAAACTGAAGACCCCAATGACAACCGGTACCTGCTAGTGATGAAGGGCGCCCCCGAGCGCATCCTGGACCGCTGCTCCACCATTCTGCTACACGGCAAGGAGCAGCCGCTGGATGAAGAGATGAAGGAGGCTTTCCAGAATGCCTACCTCGAGCTCGGCGGCCTGGGCGAGCGTGTGCTTG GTTTCTGCCACTACTACCTGCCCGAGGAGCAATTCCCCAAGGGCTTTGCCTTCGACTGTGACGACGTGAACTTCACCACCGACAACCTCTGCTTCGTGGGCCTCATGTCCATGATCGACCCTCCCCGAGCGGCTGTCCCCGACGCGGTGGGCAAGTGCCGCAGTGCAGGCATCAAG GTCATCATGGTCACCGGGGATCACCCCATCACGGCCAAGGCCATTGCCAAGGGCGTGGGCATCATCTCCGAGGGCAACGAGACTGTGGAGGACATCGCTGCCCGGCTCAACATTCCCGTCAGCCAGGTCAAcccccg GGACGCCAAGGCCTGCGTGATCCACGGCACTGACCTCAAGGACTTCACCTCCGAACAAATCGATGAGATCCTGCAGAACCACACCGAGATCGTCTTCGCCCGCACCTCCCCCCAGCAGAAGCTCATTATTGTGGAGGGTTGTCAGAGACag GGAGCCATCGTGGCTGTGACCGGGGATGGCGTGAACGACTCCCCCGCCCTGAAGAAGGCCGACATCGGGGTGGCCATGGGCATCGCCGGCTCTGACGTCTCCAAACAGGCAGCTGACATGATTCTTCTGGACGACAACTTTGCCTCCATTGTCACGGGTGTGGAGGAGG GCCGCCTGATCTTCGACAACCTGAAGAAATCCATTGCCTACACCCTGACCAGCAACATCCCGGAGATCACACCCTTCCTGCTGTTCATCATGGCCAACATCCCACTGCCTCTGGGCACCATCACCATCCTCTGCATCGACCTGGGCACCGACATG GTCCCTGCCATCTCATTGGCGTACGAGGCTGCCGAGAGTGACATCATGAAGAGACAGCCCAGGAACCCACGCACTGACAAGCTGGTCAATGAGAGACTCATCAGCATGGCCTACGGACAGATCG GAATGATCCAGGCTCTTGGTGGCTTCTTCTCCTACTTTGTGATCCTGGCAGAAAATGGCTTCTTGCCTGGCAACTTGGTGGGCATCCGGCTGAACTGGGATGACCGCACGGTTAACGACCTGGAGGACAGTTATGGACAGCAGTGG ACCTATGAGCAGAGGAAGGTGGTGGAGTTCACGTGCCACACGGCTTTCTTCGTGAGCATAGTGGTCGTGCAGTGGGCTGACCTGATCATCTGCAAGACCCGGAGGAACTCTGTCTTCCAGCAGGGCATGAA GAACAAGATCCTGATCTTTGGCTTGTTTGAGGAGACGGCCCTGGCGGCCTTCCTGTCCTACTGCCCAGGCATGGATGTGGCCCTTCGCATGTACCCTCTCAA GCCCAGCTGGTGGTTCTGTGCCTTCCCctacagtttcctcatcttcgTCTACGACGAAATCCGCAAACTCATCCTGCGCAGGAACCCCGGGG GTTGGGTGGAGAAGGAAACCTACTACTGA